A window of the Aquarana catesbeiana isolate 2022-GZ linkage group LG05, ASM4218655v1, whole genome shotgun sequence genome harbors these coding sequences:
- the LOC141144898 gene encoding mas-related G-protein coupled receptor member D-like has product MNVTSMNDTLDEPSSSYSEYSYIHFTIVAVVALCLCIVGLVGNVIVFWYLCFKIQRNKYTVYIMNLSVADALFIIFTTLLLMIQINTIIGTDPEFIGKESLYLFIEIFYDTMQYSGMYILTAVSMERCSSVLFPFWYRSHRPRNLSTIMCTALWILGSLESLLMNLVCTADAFLEKNSQCSAVQIIVFILAIGICLPIMVISSFTLLIKVRRSLKQRYTPKLYIIILIAVLVFILSVLPFNFFSFLIYFKLISTDLETVSFHYVTIFCTVLNCTINPYIYFIVGRKWKQKTPHSIQEALQRAFRDEDDENDDSNSNKTINTLS; this is encoded by the coding sequence ATGAATGTAACCAGCATGAATGACACCCTGGATGAACCCTCTAGCAGCTATTCAGAATATTCGTACATACATTTCACCATAGTGGCTGTTGTAGCACTATGTCTTTGTATCGTTGGCCTGGTTGGAAATGTTATTGTGTTTTGGTACCTGTGCTTCAAGATCCAGAGAAACAAATACACAGTTTATATTATGAATCTGTCTGTGGCTGATGCCCTGTTTATTATATTTACTACCTTGCTTTTGATGATCCAGATAAATACAATCATTGGTACAGATCCTGAATTTATAGGGAAAGAGAGTTTATATTTATTCATAGAAATATTTTATGATACTATGCAGTATTCTGGAATGTATATCCTTACAGCTGTCAGCATGGAACGATGTAGCTCTGTTCTATTCCCCTTTTGGTACCGAAGCCATCGCCCTAGGAACTTATCCACTATTATGTGCACTGCTCTTTGGATTCTTGGCTCTTTGGAAAGTCTCCTTATGAACCTTGTGTGCACAGCAGATGCTTTCTTGGAAAAAAACTCACAATGTTCAGCAGTTCAAATAATAGTTTTTATTTTAGCCATTGGCATCTGCCTACCAATTATGGTCATTTCCAGCTTCACCTTGCTCATCAAAGTAAGGAGGTCATTAAAGCAGCGATACACACCTAAACTGTACATCATCATCCTTATTGCAGTTCTTGTATTCATCCTATCAGTTCTTCCGTttaattttttttcgtttttaatatACTTCAAATTAATATCAACAGATTTGGAAACTGTTAGTTTTCACTATGTAACAATTTTTTGCACAGTGCTTAACTGCACCATCAATCCCTACATTTACTTTATTGTTGGAAGAAAATGGAAACAAAAGACCCCTCACTCGATCCAGGAAGCCCTCCAAAGGGCCTTTAGGGACGAAGATGATGAGAATGATGACTCGAACAGCAACAAAACAATTAACACATTAAGCTAA